Sequence from the Aquimarina sp. Aq107 genome:
TGACAATTATCTATTTTTATATATTCTGCATTGTAACGTCCTCTGTTTTCATTTTCTCCATCGAGACTGATAGCATTTCCAGAAATATTATGAAAGGTTGAGTTTTTGAAAACAATGGTATCAGCGTATGTATTTTTATAAGCTCTAAAAGCTGTTTTACGACTGGCATCAAAATTTTTAAATTCGCAAGACATAACTTTTAACTTATAATGCGCTATCATTGGTTTCGATGAGGTAGCTATAGCAGATTGTGCAATTCCATTTTCTGAAGCACCATCGAATTGAACCCCTTGAATAGAAAGGCTTCCTCCATTCTCTATAACTACTAACGGCTTTTGTGATTCATTTTGATCATATTTAAATATGACTGGCTTACCGTTTTCAGATGTGGTAAGTGTTAATGGTTTATTTATAATCAAAGGTTTAGTAAAAGTATATGTCCCTGGTTTTAATAAAATAGTATCACCAGAAACTGCACTCTTTATGGTATTGAATAACGCGTCATTTTCATTCCCGGATACTTGTGTCGCATTCGAGTTCTTATTTGTGATTTCAAAATATTTTTGCTGAGGAGTATACCAATTTGGTCCTACTTCACTTTTAATAAATGGAAGTTTAGGTTGATAATTTTCATTCTTTAATAAACCATCCTTCGGATCTTTTATAAAGGAAATATTTGTTGTTTCGAACCCATTATGGTTAAATTTTGAATTAGCGGAAACCACTTCATTTTCAGAAAATGAGAAGGTACTATAATCCGAAATTGCTTCAAAAACTTGTTTTCTTTGAGGATGATAAAATATATTTTTTGTGAATCGTATATTCTGAGGAGGATCTGTTCGCTCATTATCTGCGCCAACGCCAAATTGAATGTGATCACATTTTAAAAACATATTTCCCGTAATATCAGTGTTTTCAGCTCTGTGATATCTGTTAATAAGCGAATTAGGAACTCCGTTCATTACAGGAAGAGCTCCAAAAAAACGTTTTCCTTTTAATTCCTGAAAATGATTATTTTTTATGGTATGTCCTTCATTGATGACCCTGACACCACCAGTTCCTGGTTTGTTGTTTCCGATAAAAAAATTGTTTTCTATTAAGTTTCTATTTCCGTGTCTTAAAGCTAGAACTCCAGCGGACTCATAAAAAATATTGTTGCGAACGATGTTGTCGCTCGATTTTAATGATACAATTTCTACTTCACCATCACATTGCTCAAAGTAGTTGTTTTCTATCAAAGTTCTTGATGGGCTTAGAGAATATGTAGAAACTCCTACTCTTAATGTTTCTCCACCATTAGATCCAAGGTTTGGTCTATAACCAAAATGATTATGGTCAATCCTATGATTGTTTTCTAGACTATTTTTGTTGTTTAATCTTACTACTAATGTTACACCTGCATTAAGCTTTCCTCCAAAGTAATTGTGATCTACTCGATTGTTTTTTCCGTGTAAATGAATCCATTCTGATTTATCAAATCTATTACTTGGATTAAAGTGATCAATAGCAATTTCCGTAAGTCTGCAGTTTTCAGCTAGTTTTCCGTCGTCAGTTTTGAAAATGATTAATGCGTTTTCTTCGGTAAAACCATTGGTAAATACGAATCCTTTTATAATTACGTGTTGACCTCCAATTTTTAGAGAAGTATTACCAGAAAAAATGACTTTTCCCTTTTCTTCAGCTTTTATTGTAATTGGTTTTTCTTCTGTTCCTATAGCATCAATTACTAATTGAGCATCTTGCCATATCCCATTACCCAGTATAATTTCATCTCCAGGTTTTGCATTGCTAATAGCATCATGAAATTCTTGAGTATTGGTAACAAGGTCGTTGTTATCAGATTGTTTTGTTTTACTTGCTTCTGAGCAAGAACTTACAGTAAATAGCGTAGCTATTAGGTAGCTAAAGAGCCTACTTTTCTTCATTAGTTTCTTTTGAAATATTTGTATTAAACATTTCCCATTAAACTACTAAATCGTTTAATGCTTCAATAGAAGTGAATACCCATAAGTTGTGTGTGGGACCAATTTAGGTCTATTTTTTATAATAACCAAGTATATAGCATCCCATAAAAGTAAATTAAGGATGAATTAAAAAGCTACAGTCTTTTAGGGACTGTAGCTTTTATAATAATTCGTTTATGATTCGCATTCACAGGCGGGCGCTAGAACAAGTTGACCCCGGTGTAGACAGGTCCAATGATAACATTGATATCCTCCTTTAAGTTTCTTTTGTTGCTCTTTTTTTTAAAATTTCAACTCCTTTTAGACTGAAATTTTTGTGTAACATATTCTTATTTTTAAATTATTAATGACTTAATTTATAAAAAGCATTACTTAGAATATATAGAGCGAGTGTTTTTTTAGGATTAAAATAACTTTTGGAGGATTTTTCCCCATCTTAGTTTGCGGATAAAATCACCTTCAGGTTTAGAAACTAAATAAGGTTGTTTTGATTTTTTAGCTTTAAAAAAACCTATTAAATAGTCAAGTAATAATTTAGGTTGTTTTTTTAGGATAGCAAGCTTTAAAGATGCAATTAATGTAATGACTAGACCGTATCGCATTGCATAGAAAGCTTCTCCTTGCTTGTATTTAGCTTTGAGGTTGTATGTGTTCCCTGTTGGTTTCAAGTGCTTTACTTTTAGTGATTCGTCTGTTTTGATTTTCCAGTTATGATATTGCGCTAATAGCTCGTCTATTGTGTCCCAACCCATCGCAGGTTTTAATCCCCCAATGTCTTGAAAACAGGACTTTTTGTATGCTTTTAGTGCTCCACGGATATGATCTTTATTAGTTAGATTTTCCAAAATCCAGTTGTTGTCTTTTTGGATATAACAGAAGCCACCAAACATTCCGATTTTTTGATTTTCCTGGAAATTTTTCACTAGAGTCGCTAGATAATTTTTTGGAAAAATAAGATCTGCATCAAACTTACAAATCACATCATATTGATCATTTAACGAAGCATACCCTTTATAAAACGCATTAATAACTTTACTTCCTGGCATATGATCCTTAGAAGAACTGGTATTAACTAATGAAATGTATTCGTGTTTGTTTATAAAATCGAGAACTACAGCCTCTGTATTATCGGTGGAATTATCATTAACTACCACTATTTTTTTTGGAAGAAATGTCTGAGACACTAAAGATTCTAGAGTTTTAGCAATCAATAGTTCTTCATTATGAGCTGGTATGACAATATAAATGTTCAAAAGGGCGGTGATTGATGTAAACTATTTTCTCTCTGCATATACAATATAGTATCTAGGAGTAAAGTATCGAAGTAAGGGCCTAAATCCAATTTTACTAATTGGATGCGTCCATTTTTTTGTTGCTTTTATTTCCCATCCAGCTTTTTCTAATAACCAATCGAATTGCCAATCTTCAAACTCGTGATAATGACGATCCCAAGGGTCAGTCTTGCTTTTATAAGCTGGGGAGAACCATAGTTTTAATGGGACAGAAGTTACTAATTTTGTTGCTTTTATATCACGTAAAACATTGAATGGTGCAATCAGATGTTCAAAAATTTCGAAAGCCGTA
This genomic interval carries:
- a CDS encoding chondroitinase-B domain-containing protein, producing the protein MKKSRLFSYLIATLFTVSSCSEASKTKQSDNNDLVTNTQEFHDAISNAKPGDEIILGNGIWQDAQLVIDAIGTEEKPITIKAEEKGKVIFSGNTSLKIGGQHVIIKGFVFTNGFTEENALIIFKTDDGKLAENCRLTEIAIDHFNPSNRFDKSEWIHLHGKNNRVDHNYFGGKLNAGVTLVVRLNNKNSLENNHRIDHNHFGYRPNLGSNGGETLRVGVSTYSLSPSRTLIENNYFEQCDGEVEIVSLKSSDNIVRNNIFYESAGVLALRHGNRNLIENNFFIGNNKPGTGGVRVINEGHTIKNNHFQELKGKRFFGALPVMNGVPNSLINRYHRAENTDITGNMFLKCDHIQFGVGADNERTDPPQNIRFTKNIFYHPQRKQVFEAISDYSTFSFSENEVVSANSKFNHNGFETTNISFIKDPKDGLLKNENYQPKLPFIKSEVGPNWYTPQQKYFEITNKNSNATQVSGNENDALFNTIKSAVSGDTILLKPGTYTFTKPLIINKPLTLTTSENGKPVIFKYDQNESQKPLVVIENGGSLSIQGVQFDGASENGIAQSAIATSSKPMIAHYKLKVMSCEFKNFDASRKTAFRAYKNTYADTIVFKNSTFHNISGNAISLDGENENRGRYNAEYIKIDNCHFSKVMGNAIALLRMGNDESTTGPYLELKNSTFIDVNNKDLGSVVLLWGVQKLNVDNLLFINSGKGGRALKYEDPGWAISTIDDISLINSGRIETFGERTGKNIQIINTLNPTKYPAKYSGYKPVK
- a CDS encoding glycosyltransferase family 2 protein; amino-acid sequence: MNIYIVIPAHNEELLIAKTLESLVSQTFLPKKIVVVNDNSTDNTEAVVLDFINKHEYISLVNTSSSKDHMPGSKVINAFYKGYASLNDQYDVICKFDADLIFPKNYLATLVKNFQENQKIGMFGGFCYIQKDNNWILENLTNKDHIRGALKAYKKSCFQDIGGLKPAMGWDTIDELLAQYHNWKIKTDESLKVKHLKPTGNTYNLKAKYKQGEAFYAMRYGLVITLIASLKLAILKKQPKLLLDYLIGFFKAKKSKQPYLVSKPEGDFIRKLRWGKILQKLF
- a CDS encoding methyltransferase — protein: MYEGTFPHKRYKETLEFLREHITAPATILDLGVHNPFVDFMEKEGYSVTNTSGEDLDLQTDAVKLSEYEVVTAFEIFEHLIAPFNVLRDIKATKLVTSVPLKLWFSPAYKSKTDPWDRHYHEFEDWQFDWLLEKAGWEIKATKKWTHPISKIGFRPLLRYFTPRYYIVYAERK